The sequence below is a genomic window from Tubulanus polymorphus chromosome 1, tnTubPoly1.2, whole genome shotgun sequence.
AATTTGTAAAACATCGATATTTCTTCTGTTGCAGAACCTGTTTATATTTTGCGATTGCTTCATGTACAAAAGTTTCAACAAATGATCGATGATCTTCCTCGTTAGTTTTCAGGTGCATTAACGAAGTCAATAACATAACACGAACCATGTGATCTTCTCTCAAATCACTGtaaattgaagaaatagaatatGTACACAGAACAGATGCCGTCATCTTttcaaaaagcaaatctgTAATTCTCTCCATCTCACCTGTCTTTCATGTCCATGTTTTCATAAATGGAAAAGGTATTCAGATAGGACTTCATTTCTGCATTGAACCTACAGGAAAGTTAGTTGCATGTACATGACTATAAGCTTGATTCAAACTGAAAAGTTGTCTACAGGACTTACCTCAAACATCTCTTATGTACAGGTCCAAATATGGCAGCTTTTAGAATGTAAAGATGATAATAACTAGCCGAAACCATATCATTTTCGAGTATCCATTTTTTACACCAAACAGACACTAGAATGTTTATAATTCCATTCTTCGCATCACCGAGTTGAAAGATGCGATCAGCAAACTAAACATATATtggaaaatattcattaattgaaattcaaaatattgctTAATTAACTTCATACTGTATATAACATTTAACCctatacacatatataccTCTCTTAAACAATCATCCAAATTCGTATTGAGTTTTGCCATTGATGTCATACATGGAGTGTACATGATTTCAATGAGAACTTGATATGCTGGCCAAaagatatctttatttttgaattgttCAATCAATCTCGTCCAACACATATCTGACATGTCAATCATTAGTGTGATATCAAATTTTAGGATCTGAAAATAAGGCGTTTAATGGCAATACATACTACCAGGTAATTTACAGAAAATCtgtcaaaataaaaacaattgatgCAGAACCCTATCATAGATTACCTCTCCACATAGTAATTTTATACACTTGAATATTGGAATGATAGCTGGACTAGCACATGTATCCAATCCAGTTTTAATTGCCTCAAGTAACTGAGTCAGTCTCAGTTCATCAGTAAACATTGCTCTTATGTGCTCATGTTGCAAACAGAATTGCATGCACTGCCACTGACTGGTGTTATAACGTGAAATCAGACGACCCCATTTGTGTTTGAAGTTTCCTTGTGCCGAGATATCATTGCTACAATTTGAAAGATATCAATCCATTATCTTTCAGTTATAAAACCAGAGAATTCTCAAAAGGAAATCGTGAAAGATTAACATACCATTTGTTAGGTAAAAATTCTGGCTTCTTGATTTCTGAAGTAACAATTTGAAGATCACAGTATTCGAGGATCTTTGACTGAATCTTTTCGTAGAGGAGTACATTTCCTGAAAGTTTACACAGATTAGCAAGTACAGCAGTGCCAGTAACTAAGCTCAATTTCTTTTCATGAGATtcctaaaataaaaaatgaacacAATTCAGTTTAGAGTTATACAGTACATCTGTGTGATCTGTAGGTAAGGAAACTACGTATACCTGGTTTTTTGCAGATTTTAGTAGATCTATACAAGAGTCagtgaaaatattcaacatcGCAGCCATATCCGAATTAGGTTGAACACAAGAAATTACTTCAACACATCTTACGTATAAATCAACTTTAGCCACATcataaaactgaaatgatacatgaaatttgaaaatgaaaattttacaCCAGAACTTTTGTTTTAGCCTATAGAGACCATAACTGATACCTACATCAGACACTTCATGACTAATTCTAATTGATATGTAATCCAGCATCTCTTTTCTACATGTTGAGATAAcacttgaaataaaatgttCTAGTTTATCACCAGTTATGGGACTTGCTATGGAATGTAGATGgacaatgaatgaaaatatcacaTCAATCTTATGTCGACTCATGTAAACTCTTGTAGCCACTGTATTAAGTACTTCAATAACTTTACTGAGTAAACTTGAAAGGCTATCATTGCTGTTATCAACAGAGATTATCTCAGCATCGACACATAACAAGAGGAATTTTGTAAATCCATCCAATATACTTTCTGAAATGGAAAAAGTAAATATTGAGAAAGTTTGAGTTGTTCATTATGAACCATGTAGAATGAATGTACCGGTATAGAATGCATTATGATTAATCATACCGATATCGACAGGAGTTTTTTCCATTAATTCGACAGTTGTTCTTAAATATATCCTGGTCTGAGTAGAACTCCATGGGCCATCGCCATCTGAGAGATATTTCAGTTTATCCACAGCTTCTTTCCACAATGATGATCCTCTCTCTATCACATCATCATTGACAACACAGAGATATGAAACTAAAGTAGCCTGATCTACACCTCCAATATCCTGGAAATAAAAGGTTCACCCATAAAAACATcggtttttcaattcttaaagGGTGAACAACGACAAAACATCTATGGCATCTATGCGCAACAGTTAATCTTACTGTGttgatcaaattcaaaattgcttTTGTCAAGAACCACTTGATTCCAATCCTTGTTTTAACAACAACTGTTGATGTTCCAATGAGAATTtctctgaaattgaaaaaataatccCGATAAATaacattcaaaaatatatcatatgaTGAATGTTACCGAATCAATACCAACTTTATAGTCTGAACATCTTCATTCTGCAGTAAACATAAATTTGGCAATTTTGCTAAACCTTGACTTATGAAGAAAAGTACAGATCCTGACCAGGATATAATCTTCATGCTACCAATAAATCTTCGCCAAAAAGCCCCTGGTGAagataaatattcaataaccGTTAAATAGAATCTAAGAAGTAAAAGGTAATTATTTTTTACTGTTTACCTTGCTGATTTGAATCACGCTTCATTGAATCAAAGACACCTTTCATAAACTCATGAAGCTTAGAAGCTACAATTGGGCAACTACCAACTTCAGCATCATCATTcctacaaaaatatcaaattaggAATGCAACATTTTCAAAGTTGTCAAATTTGACTTTATTTAGGTTTGTTATTTACCTATAGAAGTATGATGCTTCATTGATCAACATAAGGAATGGTTTTGCAAAGAACTGAAAAGGTACAAAATTTCAGTCTTTTATATTCCAATGTCACAATTACCATACTGGTTAAgataattttttgatatcatggaaGATAAAGATGATAGACATTCTGACAAACCTCTGTTTGTTGAGTGACAATAGGACAGACTCGAGGATCAATTGATAATAGCTGTTCACATCCCCATTTCTGTATGAATGAACTTTCATGTCCAAAAATCCGATGGAACAAATTGAGAATCCAACTACTATGTAGGTATGCACATCCATCTACAGTGGCAAATACATTAACATTTACAGTagaattaactttaataaattgtCATTTAAGAAGTAGCTATCAATCGTACTTTCAGTATTTTCATATGTAGCATCGATTAATGATCTCAGTCTTGGCATCAATGGTTTTAGCACATGTATCTGCAAAAAAAGTCAAAAGGATATATCAGTAGCAGTGATGTCAATATACACATTAGGAATTAATTGTTGTGGGtcatgtaattatttcacttaCATGCTTTTCTTCGAGCATTTCAAGAATGAGGATGTAATCCTGCCAAAGAGAACTATATCTTTTAACATTTTCCAGATCCCAGTAGAAGACATTATTAGAAGTTTTTCGAGGAAAACTACTACAATTATTTTCACACATTTCGATGATTCTTTTCAGAATGTACAGACTACGTTTTCTCTGCAAGGTATCTGCACTGCTAATAccattttgcaaaatcatcCAGATGTTGTAATCCTTCCAACTATCAACAACAGACAGGTTGAATTCTACTTGAAACAGATAATCAGCAACACCACAGATAATCAACAGAGTACGCTCACTTGAATCGGTGCGTTTGGCAACAGCTTGTAAAATGCTTCCAAATATTACAGACTTATTCCTCAACAGAGTAGGCACAACAGTATGCAAGAACTGTAATGTAACGTTTTCATCACCATCTACTAGAATATCTTTTGTTAACTCTTCGATAGAATTGATATGATGCTTGCAGTTGACCGGGTCCTTGTAAAATATCCAAAGGAACATCTTTAACACGCTGCATGAGTGGGACACTGAAAGGTTGTTGCTTTGTAAACCGGAGTCAGAGTGGATATATTTCTTCGGAAATCCTGTATCATCCAGTTCCGTTGTCTCATTATCAACATAGTCAGATGATTGAGCTATTTTAAGAGACCTTAAACTTGCTGTCAGTAGAAGCTGAATAACTGGCTCTGCTAAATCAATCGGAACCATAGAAAGACACTCGTTAACAAGTTCAACgatcgatgaaaatatttctgcATCATTTACTGCCTTCGTAAGAATACATGAACATAATTCATTGAGCACCTTCAGTAGAACGTCATTAGATCGTATCTGATCGTGAGGCAGTGATAGCCCTCCATCACTGTCGCTATAATTGTAACATGGTGGTGATTCAAGCGCTGTTGTTGTTGGTACTACTAAGTTCCTCAGCAGGGTTTTTAAGAAGTGACACTCTTTACTATCAATTCTGACCTTTCCACCATCATTTACACGATGAAAAAATGCATCGATCAACGATCTTACACATGAATTTGGTGTGAAAAATTTGGAATTATCCATATTTCACTTCTTTAGATGATTCAACATGAGAGGCTCCACATTTTCGAAAAGTTGTTTGCGTGTGATTGTaacagaaataaaataataaatttgtttacaGGTAGATGTAATAAATCTGAAGCATCCGCTTATAAATCTAAATCGGGGAGAAAAATGGTAAATGTTCTTCTGTAATTATTATCCAACTCATCTTCAGTGCTATGGGAGCCATCGCattgattccttgaaatatgttAAAGGATTATATAGCTGTCGTTTTTGAGAATTCGTAGGGCATTTCTTCTAAAACTTTCCTGAATGAAACGAAAATTGTATCccacaaattcaattcaatcttaCAATATTGAAAGGGTATCTACAAATCTTCTACCTGGGTGGGTACGATTTTTAGGCCACTTGGGCAACACAAAGTTTTGTCCCAAGTAGGCTAccggtgtattgatttcacttttcgtcAAGAACGAATGATGTTTTTGACAcgatcttgatatttggtttatggCATTGATTATGCCTACTACGCAAGTGTATTGGCATTCTTAAAGTTGGCCCGGTTGCAATTAAGATGGTCATTATTTGTTATTCGGCAAAATCTGCTCTTCTGCACATGAATTTGCTTGGGAAATAAATTTGTCTTGGTATGAATATGTATCCCTCTAAGCCTTTTTAGTGCCTACCATCACAAGAAAAATTGGATCAAACAGATTCAAGTGCGCCATCCTGTGAGATCTTTCTTAGGCCTCTAGTTTCTTAATGCTGATGGTTGTTACATGTATTATGATGGATTTGCTATTCAATAGACCTATTGTATACATTCTTTGCTTGAATGGCGTCACTTGGCAGTATTAGTCGTACATGTTTCATGGTTACCAGTCCGTGTCATTGATTCAAGATATAACCTGGATGACCAGCTCTTTCTGTGACAACTTCTTGTGGAGTTTAGTAATCTGAAAATATACTCTGTATATGACAGTACACTATCCAGAAATACCATGCAATGTGTTTGGGTTGTCTTGCTGCTTATTTCGTCTTGGTGCATTCTGAGGGTAACAATGGTTTGTCTTATGGAATTTGGATTACCCAGTATATTGTTCCCATTATCACAGGGAGTGTGTATTTTGTTACCTCATTTCGATAGctaagttgtagttcatgacatgtactttAATTGTGgggagtttcaaggtcattagtttcTGTTCATCATGGGactttgaatattcaaattgaaatcagatttttgagcatttttcaccattttagaagtgggcatggtgtctcAGGACTCTAGTCTAAtatctagccgttgttcctcgTTGTAGGGGACCATAACAAAgcctggtattcagactaccaGGACCCCTAGTAATgttgttgatttaattttttcagtgCGCACAAGTTACTATATGTGAGGTGGATGAAGATCTCAAAAAAACTCTGAAAAGGTTTAGATTTAGAAAACAGAAAAATACTGCTGCTCTTATTTGTAAGTAGTTTAATCAATGAATTAGATTTGACCCAATGTAGaatggattgaaaaaaattattacttaTAATCATTAAATTTATGAAATGCATAATTGAAATTAAGAAACTTAATCATTGCTGTTTAATTTGccaaatttgacattttttcgTGTCTAGATATCCAAGGAAACTAAAACGATGGCACAATTATTTTACAACctatttattcaatttcagtGAAGATTATTCCAGAAAAACTACTTGTAGTTTTGGATGAAGAATATGAGGTAGCTTACCAATAATCCTGTTTTCGATCATTCTGGAAATTGTCAGGATTGTTTATTGTatgttcaattattttttaggATAAAACTATAGAAGACCTCGTTGAAGAGTTACCATCCCATTTACCGCGATATGTTGTATATAGTTATGTTAAAAACCATGACGATGGAAGGATATCTTACCCGTTATGCTTTATATTCATCAGCCCATCAGgtaaagttgatttttgttaaattgatttaatgagGAACCTGCATAAACAGCAATCCCACTAGTTGGCGTGCTGAAAATTAGGACAGTTGTCTCTTGTCAGAATTAgtgcattttcaatgaactttgaactggatttttagactcCAAACCCATATATTATCACAGCATccaccaaatatacaatactttcattctaCTCGCATATCGGTATAGTCTTcataaataatcaattcatttaggagaaaagttcatttagatctaattgaaatgtagaagaaatcgaagGCGGACAACCAACTATCTACTAgtgaacctggcggatccttgCCTTGGTTTCcttgattgccacagtagcactgtGGAGACCGCAtaagaattttaatttttcttgttGTAAACAAATACAGTGGTACTGGTTTATGAACCTATATACTCCATTCATGTATTTCAGGGACAAAACCAGAACTTCAGATGATGTATGCAGGTAGTAAATTGGAGGTTGTCAAAGAGCTTGGACTGTCCAAGGTAACTATTTTCAATCGCTAGTATCTTGAATagtttttgaacatttttatCCAAATCTTGAGTTACCGGTAACTCCTTG
It includes:
- the LOC141898590 gene encoding tRNA (guanosine(18)-2'-O)-methyltransferase TARBP1-like codes for the protein MDNSKFFTPNSCVRSLIDAFFHRVNDGGKVRIDSKECHFLKTLLRNLVVPTTTALESPPCYNYSDSDGGLSLPHDQIRSNDVLLKVLNELCSCILTKAVNDAEIFSSIVELVNECLSMVPIDLAEPVIQLLLTASLRSLKIAQSSDYVDNETTELDDTGFPKKYIHSDSGLQSNNLSVSHSCSVLKMFLWIFYKDPVNCKHHINSIEELTKDILVDGDENVTLQFLHTVVPTLLRNKSVIFGSILQAVAKRTDSSERTLLIICGVADYLFQVEFNLSVVDSWKDYNIWMILQNGISSADTLQRKRSLYILKRIIEMCENNCSSFPRKTSNNVFYWDLENVKRYSSLWQDYILILEMLEEKHIHVLKPLMPRLRSLIDATYENTENGCAYLHSSWILNLFHRIFGHESSFIQKWGCEQLLSIDPRVCPIVTQQTEFFAKPFLMLINEASYFYRNDDAEVGSCPIVASKLHEFMKGVFDSMKRDSNQQGAFWRRFIGSMKIISWSGSVLFFISQGLAKLPNLCLLQNEDVQTIKEILIGTSTVVVKTRIGIKWFLTKAILNLINTDIGGVDQATLVSYLCVVNDDVIERGSSLWKEAVDKLKYLSDGDGPWSSTQTRIYLRTTVELMEKTPVDIESILDGFTKFLLLCVDAEIISVDNSNDSLSSLLSKVIEVLNTVATRVYMSRHKIDVIFSFIVHLHSIASPITGDKLEHFISSVISTCRKEMLDYISIRISHEVSDFYDVAKVDLYVRCVEVISCVQPNSDMAAMLNIFTDSCIDLLKSAKNQESHEKKLSLVTGTAVLANLCKLSGNVLLYEKIQSKILEYCDLQIVTSEIKKPEFLPNKCNDISAQGNFKHKWGRLISRYNTSQWQCMQFCLQHEHIRAMFTDELRLTQLLEAIKTGLDTCASPAIIPIFKCIKLLCGEILKFDITLMIDMSDMCWTRLIEQFKNKDIFWPAYQVLIEIMYTPCMTSMAKLNTNLDDCLREFADRIFQLGDAKNGIINILVSVWCKKWILENDMVSASYYHLYILKAAIFGPVHKRCLRFNAEMKSYLNTFSIYENMDMKDSDLREDHMVRVMLLTSLMHLKTNEEDHRSFVETFVHEAIAKYKQVLQQKKYRCFTNSMSHREKHRLIATVLMLEPFLSQEAQEKYIPYLCEVLNKETQPSVRILVEWMLIKIFNRFASLRDIHVWTILNQVSSKKPAFICSLMLITFHVGKLLTDNAEQEEYFGRFLQFVFPLCLSHQFNVRVFAQVILTKMWDLSKEKALNQILYSHSILGTMQEYLMQPIGNSSKSIHALQNHYMFKFDPLKDYSIQSIFYTIPRLSGLADDEWLTPTDFLTYMPDLNSMFISLVNEKLSELESCSSNSLTWKMKGAENEDVELLDGDVQRKITPWRTMFPNEEAQREIEDRKVSHHNSDAGILLVASLVDKIPNLGGLCRTCEVFGANEFVIGSMKYLENQNFQSLSVSSERWINIKEVKPIQLKEYINEMRCKGYSIVGVEQTANSACLSEFKFPDKTMLILGHEKTGIPVDLIQELDNCVEIPQYGIIRSLNVHVSGALLMWEYNRQQLLKSKVTK
- the LOC141907889 gene encoding glia maturation factor beta-like; the encoded protein is MCAQVTICEVDEDLKKTLKRFRFRKQKNTAALILKIIPEKLLVVLDEEYEDKTIEDLVEELPSHLPRYVVYSYVKNHDDGRISYPLCFIFISPSGTKPELQMMYAGSKLEVVKELGLSKVFELRSVEEFTEEWLNEKLSLFR